The following are encoded together in the Dyella terrae genome:
- the rsmG gene encoding 16S rRNA (guanine(527)-N(7))-methyltransferase RsmG — protein sequence MTSRNDLQTRLERGIAALGVQLPAGAVERLLDYQALLARWNATYNLTAVRDPGEMVSRHLVDSLAVLPYVQGQTLADLGTGPGLPGIPLAIAAPERQVLLVDSNGKKVRFLREAIRSLKLENVRAVQSRVEEVEGQFDCITARAFASLEDMLAWGGHLLTKEGIWLAMKGKHPDEELPGVPAGFEVRAIHTLNVPDVGGERHLVVLGRAVG from the coding sequence ATGACATCCCGCAACGATCTGCAAACCCGGCTGGAACGCGGCATTGCTGCACTTGGCGTGCAGTTGCCGGCCGGCGCGGTGGAGCGGCTGCTGGACTACCAGGCGCTGCTGGCGCGCTGGAACGCCACGTACAACCTCACCGCCGTCCGCGATCCGGGCGAGATGGTGAGCCGCCATCTGGTCGATTCGCTAGCGGTTCTGCCCTATGTGCAGGGCCAGACGCTCGCCGACCTCGGCACCGGCCCTGGGTTGCCGGGCATTCCGCTGGCTATCGCCGCGCCAGAACGGCAGGTGCTGCTGGTCGACTCCAACGGCAAAAAGGTTCGCTTCCTGCGCGAAGCCATCCGCTCACTCAAACTTGAGAATGTGCGCGCTGTGCAATCGCGCGTGGAAGAGGTGGAAGGCCAGTTCGACTGCATCACCGCGCGTGCCTTTGCCAGCCTCGAGGACATGTTGGCCTGGGGTGGTCACCTTTTGACCAAGGAGGGCATCTGGCTGGCCATGAAGGGCAAGCATCCGGACGAAGAATTGCCGGGCGTGCCCGCCGGATTCGAGGTGCGGGCGATCCATACGCTCAACGTCCCAGACGTAGGCGGCGAGCGCCATCTCGTGGTACTCGGCCGGGCAGTCGGTTGA
- a CDS encoding ParA family protein has protein sequence MARIIAVANQKGGVGKTTTAVNLAAALAAAKRKVLLVDLDPQGNATMASGVDKREAKPNGCEVLLDEAPIDKAIVKTEALYDLLPGNGDLTAAELKLMDAIARESRLKDALAKVSDRYDIILIDCPPSLHLLTLNALAAANGLLIPVQCEYFALEGLSSLLDTVKAVRHRLNPNLEIEGLLRTMYDVRNNLGNEVSAQLTSHFGDKVLRSIIPRNVRLAEAPSHGQPIHLYDRSSRGAIAYIGLAGEMIRRERGLNSTAQDQAHDVVTPMLHAGSDETLDDVVDIHQE, from the coding sequence ATGGCCCGCATCATCGCTGTCGCCAACCAGAAGGGCGGCGTCGGCAAAACCACCACCGCTGTCAATCTCGCTGCTGCGCTGGCTGCCGCCAAGCGCAAGGTGCTGCTTGTCGATCTCGATCCGCAGGGCAACGCAACCATGGCGTCCGGCGTGGACAAGCGCGAGGCCAAGCCGAACGGCTGCGAAGTGCTGCTGGACGAAGCGCCCATCGACAAGGCCATCGTCAAGACCGAGGCGCTGTACGACCTGCTGCCCGGCAACGGTGACCTCACCGCCGCCGAGCTTAAGCTGATGGACGCGATCGCCCGCGAGAGTCGCTTGAAGGACGCGCTGGCGAAAGTTTCAGATCGCTACGACATCATTCTCATCGACTGCCCGCCGTCGCTGCATCTGCTCACGCTCAACGCGCTGGCAGCGGCGAACGGCTTGCTGATTCCGGTGCAGTGCGAATACTTCGCGCTGGAAGGCCTTTCCAGTCTGCTCGACACAGTGAAGGCTGTGCGCCATCGCCTCAATCCGAATCTGGAAATCGAAGGCCTGCTGCGCACCATGTACGACGTGCGCAACAACCTCGGTAACGAAGTGTCCGCGCAGCTCACCTCGCACTTCGGCGACAAAGTGCTGCGTTCCATCATTCCGCGCAACGTGCGCCTCGCCGAGGCACCTAGCCACGGCCAGCCGATCCATTTGTACGACCGCAGTTCGCGTGGCGCCATCGCCTACATCGGACTGGCTGGCGAGATGATCCGGCGCGAGCGCGGCCTGAACTCCACGGCGCAGGATCAGGCCCATGACGTGGTCACGCCGATGCTGCACGCCGGTTCAGACGAGACGCTCGACGACGTCGTCGATATCCATCAGGAGTAA
- a CDS encoding ParB/RepB/Spo0J family partition protein → MSAAKKRGLGRGLDVLLSGNDEPGKPSVLEQEGELRSLPIHHIQPGKYQPRRHWNDEALDELAASIRAQGLIQPVVVRQIGKNQFELIAGERRWRAAQRAQLSELPALVKDVPEVAVPAMALIENIQRQDLTPLEEADALKRLIDDFDLTHQQAADAVGRSRAAVSNLLRLTELPISIKRLLDEGKLEMGHARCLITLPESMAEGLALEASRHGWSVRELEEHARRAQTAPKGKAKSASPRDPNVDALERELGERFATRVELAQGRGGKGKLVIHYHSNDELDGISGKIR, encoded by the coding sequence ATGTCCGCTGCGAAAAAACGGGGCCTGGGACGTGGGCTCGATGTGCTGCTGAGCGGCAACGACGAACCCGGCAAGCCCTCGGTACTGGAGCAGGAAGGCGAACTACGCTCTCTGCCCATCCATCATATCCAGCCGGGCAAGTACCAGCCGCGCCGCCATTGGAACGACGAAGCGCTGGACGAACTCGCCGCATCCATTCGCGCGCAGGGCCTCATCCAGCCGGTGGTGGTGCGTCAGATCGGCAAGAATCAGTTCGAGCTGATCGCCGGCGAACGCCGCTGGCGTGCCGCGCAGCGCGCGCAGCTGTCCGAACTTCCCGCACTGGTGAAGGACGTGCCCGAAGTGGCCGTGCCGGCCATGGCGTTGATCGAAAACATCCAGCGCCAGGATCTCACCCCGCTGGAAGAAGCCGACGCGCTCAAGCGCCTGATCGACGATTTCGACCTTACCCATCAGCAGGCCGCTGACGCCGTGGGCCGCTCGCGCGCGGCCGTGTCCAACCTGCTGCGCCTCACCGAGCTACCGATCTCCATCAAGCGCCTGCTCGACGAGGGCAAGCTGGAGATGGGCCACGCCCGTTGCCTGATCACCCTGCCCGAGAGCATGGCCGAAGGCCTGGCGCTGGAAGCTTCCCGCCATGGCTGGAGCGTGCGTGAATTGGAAGAGCACGCTCGCCGTGCGCAGACCGCGCCCAAGGGCAAAGCCAAAAGCGCGTCCCCCCGTGATCCCAATGTGGACGCGCTGGAGCGCGAGTTGGGCGAGCGCTTTGCTACTCGCGTGGAGTTGGCGCAGGGGCGTGGGGGCAAAGGTAAGTTGGTGATTCACTATCACAGCAATGATGAGCTGGATGGGATTTCGGGGAAGATTCGCTGA
- a CDS encoding DUF488 domain-containing protein: MSIAVKRIYEPAAKSDGYRVLVDRLWPRGLKKDDAALDAWSKELAPSTALRKWFGHDPARWETFRHRYASELDAVAEYWRPLLTQAARHRVTLLFGAHDEEHNNAVALKCYLDVLLKEHAY; encoded by the coding sequence ATGAGCATTGCCGTCAAGCGGATCTATGAACCGGCCGCCAAGAGCGATGGTTATCGTGTCTTGGTGGATCGCTTGTGGCCGCGAGGCCTGAAGAAGGACGATGCGGCGCTGGATGCCTGGAGCAAGGAGCTGGCGCCCTCCACCGCCCTGCGCAAATGGTTCGGCCATGATCCCGCACGCTGGGAAACTTTCCGCCATCGCTATGCGTCGGAGCTCGATGCGGTTGCCGAGTACTGGCGACCGCTGCTCACGCAGGCGGCTCGTCACCGCGTGACGTTGTTGTTTGGCGCGCACGATGAAGAACACAACAACGCCGTGGCGCTGAAGTGCTATCTCGATGTCTTGCTAAAGGAACACGCGTACTGA
- a CDS encoding patatin-like phospholipase family protein has product MRTTDIADPSTLPADVAATKKPTVALALGSGGAKGLAHIGAIEEIEAHGYQIVAIAGTSMGALIGGVYAMGKLGVYRDWVCSLAKMDVLKLVDWTLSGGGLIKGERIIETMRGLIGDAAIEDLPLAYTAVATDLDREREVWLTRGSLFDAIRASIAIPTLFRPQVLSERRLIDGGLLNPVPVTPLIREPADYLFAVSMDGPPDPGAPDEVSATPTMDNDSYRSRIGEFIGKLMPHGTDKPREPGMLELLMQSMDLMQANLSRLRLAAYEPDLLIRMPRNVATVYEFYRATELIELGRKQAREALANWRPAHTGQFTGRP; this is encoded by the coding sequence ATGCGCACCACTGATATCGCCGATCCCTCGACGCTTCCGGCCGACGTTGCCGCCACCAAGAAACCGACCGTCGCGCTCGCGCTTGGTTCCGGAGGCGCGAAAGGTTTGGCGCATATCGGCGCCATCGAGGAGATCGAAGCGCACGGCTACCAGATCGTCGCCATCGCGGGCACATCCATGGGTGCGCTCATCGGCGGCGTCTATGCCATGGGCAAGCTGGGCGTATACCGCGACTGGGTCTGCTCGCTGGCCAAGATGGACGTGCTCAAGCTGGTCGACTGGACACTGTCCGGCGGAGGCCTCATCAAGGGTGAGCGCATCATCGAGACGATGCGCGGCCTGATTGGCGACGCCGCCATTGAGGACCTGCCGCTGGCCTATACCGCCGTGGCGACCGATCTGGACCGCGAACGCGAGGTCTGGCTCACGCGCGGTTCGCTGTTCGATGCGATCCGCGCCTCCATCGCCATTCCCACCCTCTTCCGTCCGCAGGTGCTGTCGGAACGGCGGCTGATCGACGGCGGCCTGCTCAACCCCGTGCCGGTCACGCCATTGATCCGCGAACCGGCGGACTACCTGTTTGCGGTGAGCATGGACGGTCCGCCGGACCCGGGCGCACCCGACGAAGTGTCTGCCACGCCAACAATGGATAACGACAGCTATCGCTCGCGCATCGGCGAATTCATCGGCAAGCTGATGCCACATGGCACCGACAAGCCGCGAGAGCCCGGCATGTTGGAGCTGCTCATGCAGTCGATGGACCTGATGCAGGCCAATCTTTCACGCCTGCGCCTGGCGGCCTACGAGCCGGACCTGCTGATCCGCATGCCGCGCAACGTCGCCACGGTCTACGAGTTCTACCGCGCCACCGAGCTGATTGAGCTGGGTCGCAAGCAGGCGCGCGAGGCCTTGGCTAACTGGCGACCCGCACACACCGGCCAGTTCACCGGCCGACCGTAA
- a CDS encoding helix-turn-helix transcriptional regulator: protein MDRYERILTLHRLLKSAHYPVPLPRLMDELECSRATLYRDVAFLRDALGAPIESAGGEHAAFCYAVGEGERFELPGLWLTSDELAALLALNELIGRSGPGVLAGALAPFKARIEHLLSDQGTGKTLPIERIRVIAWGERKLDQQVFRVVAGSVLERKQLRFRYRARTTNSDSHRRVSPQRLTHYRDNWYLDVWDHDREALRSFAVDRIAEPQALDEAARDVPEQELNDALASSYGIFAGKPKAWATLRFSQHAARWVADEHWHSQQKGEWLPDGRYELQVPYSNSKELLMDVLKYGPDAEVVAPLSLREEMKIQLQLALGGYQSEK from the coding sequence ATGGATCGTTACGAGCGCATTCTGACCCTGCACCGACTGCTTAAGTCGGCGCATTATCCCGTGCCCCTGCCTCGTCTTATGGACGAGCTGGAGTGCTCGCGCGCGACGCTTTACCGCGACGTGGCGTTCCTGCGCGACGCGCTCGGCGCGCCGATCGAGAGCGCAGGCGGTGAACATGCCGCGTTCTGCTATGCGGTCGGCGAAGGCGAGCGTTTCGAGTTGCCGGGCCTCTGGCTGACGTCCGATGAACTGGCGGCGTTGCTGGCCCTCAACGAACTGATCGGCCGCAGCGGGCCTGGCGTACTCGCCGGCGCGCTCGCACCGTTCAAGGCACGCATCGAACACTTGCTGTCCGACCAAGGCACCGGCAAGACGCTGCCGATCGAACGCATCCGCGTCATTGCCTGGGGCGAGCGCAAGCTCGACCAGCAGGTGTTCCGCGTAGTGGCCGGCTCGGTGCTCGAACGCAAGCAGCTGCGCTTCCGCTATCGCGCGCGCACCACCAATTCGGATAGTCATCGCCGTGTATCGCCGCAGCGTCTGACGCACTATCGCGATAACTGGTACCTCGACGTATGGGACCACGACCGCGAGGCACTGCGCAGCTTTGCGGTGGATCGCATTGCCGAGCCGCAGGCGCTTGACGAGGCCGCCCGAGACGTACCCGAGCAAGAACTCAACGACGCGCTGGCATCGAGCTACGGCATCTTTGCAGGCAAGCCCAAGGCCTGGGCCACGCTGCGCTTTTCGCAGCATGCCGCGCGCTGGGTGGCGGATGAGCACTGGCATTCGCAGCAAAAGGGCGAGTGGCTGCCGGACGGCCGCTACGAGCTGCAGGTGCCTTATTCCAATTCCAAGGAACTGCTGATGGACGTGCTCAAGTACGGACCGGACGCAGAAGTGGTGGCACCGCTGTCGCTGCGCGAGGAAATGAAGATCCAGCTGCAACTGGCGCTGGGTGGTTATCAGAGCGAGAAGTGA
- a CDS encoding DUF481 domain-containing protein: MKKTLMAGALLAALVSFGAQADDTSSNPTTNGNPANNGGWTGSGEFGFASSYGNSRSENINAKLGLNQENDLWKNNFFLNGLRSKGEVQVQDQQGNTVDRLTTTANRYDTGASVGYKLDPRSYIVTALRYEHDDFGANLWQGIVSVGYGYIALKTDRTELSFEVGPGYKRYRPADVDQSVTQPDGTTATVRVRQDSISEAVGRGLVNYKYRLTDNTALEDTLLIEAGSDNKYYQNDIGLSVSMTRKVALKLGYQVRYNSDVQPGTQSTDSLVTTNLLYNF; the protein is encoded by the coding sequence ATGAAGAAGACCCTGATGGCGGGCGCCCTGCTCGCGGCGCTGGTCAGTTTTGGCGCTCAGGCCGACGACACGTCATCCAATCCGACCACCAATGGCAATCCGGCCAACAATGGCGGGTGGACGGGTTCGGGCGAATTCGGTTTCGCATCCTCCTACGGCAACTCCCGCTCGGAAAACATCAACGCCAAGCTCGGCCTGAACCAGGAAAACGATCTGTGGAAGAACAACTTCTTCCTCAACGGTCTGCGTTCCAAGGGCGAGGTGCAGGTGCAGGACCAGCAGGGCAATACCGTCGACCGCCTGACCACCACGGCTAACCGCTACGACACGGGCGCCTCGGTGGGTTACAAGCTCGATCCGCGCAGCTACATCGTGACCGCGCTTCGCTATGAGCACGACGATTTCGGCGCCAACCTGTGGCAGGGCATCGTCTCGGTGGGCTACGGCTACATCGCGCTGAAGACGGACCGCACCGAGCTGTCCTTCGAAGTCGGCCCCGGTTACAAGCGTTATCGTCCCGCCGATGTCGACCAGTCGGTCACCCAGCCGGACGGCACCACGGCGACGGTGAGGGTTCGCCAGGACAGCATAAGCGAAGCGGTCGGCCGCGGCCTGGTCAACTACAAGTACCGCCTCACCGACAACACGGCGCTGGAAGACACGCTGCTGATCGAAGCAGGCTCGGACAACAAGTACTACCAGAACGACATCGGGCTGTCGGTCAGCATGACGCGCAAAGTGGCGCTCAAGCTCGGCTACCAGGTTCGCTACAACAGCGACGTCCAGCCGGGCACGCAGAGCACCGATTCGCTGGTGACCACGAACCTGCTCTACAACTTCTGA
- the hemC gene encoding hydroxymethylbilane synthase, protein MTPTTLRIATRKSALALWQAEHVAAELRITHPGLIVELVPLSTRGDEILDKPLATIGGKGLFLKELEVAMLEGRADLAVHSLKDVPAELEPGFTLPAILPRADSADAFVSNDYADLPALPLGARVGTSSLRRQAQLRAVRPDLTLLDLRGNVGTRLSKLDSGHYDAILLACAGLERLGLASRIRSRLAAPDWLPAPGQAAIAIEARSDQPDVLALLRALDDAQTRLAVTAERVMNQALGGSCTVPVGAWCIVTEHGLHLRGMVGDVSSGRLLQAQADAEGDQAEALGKRVAQALFDLGAGPMLGH, encoded by the coding sequence ATGACACCGACCACGCTGCGTATCGCCACCCGCAAGAGCGCGCTCGCCCTTTGGCAGGCCGAACACGTCGCCGCGGAACTGCGGATCACTCATCCCGGCTTGATCGTGGAGCTGGTGCCGCTGTCGACACGCGGCGATGAAATCCTCGACAAGCCACTGGCCACTATCGGCGGCAAGGGCCTGTTCCTGAAGGAACTGGAAGTGGCCATGTTGGAAGGCCGCGCCGATCTGGCCGTGCATTCGCTCAAGGATGTGCCCGCCGAACTGGAGCCGGGCTTCACCTTGCCCGCCATCCTGCCGCGCGCCGATTCGGCCGATGCGTTCGTGAGCAACGACTACGCCGACCTTCCCGCGCTGCCGCTGGGTGCACGCGTGGGCACATCGTCCTTGCGCCGGCAGGCGCAGTTGCGCGCCGTACGCCCCGACCTGACCCTGCTCGACCTGCGCGGCAACGTGGGTACACGCCTGTCCAAGCTCGATTCGGGTCACTACGACGCGATCCTGCTCGCCTGCGCGGGACTCGAACGCCTGGGGCTAGCCTCCCGCATTCGCAGTCGACTAGCCGCACCGGACTGGCTGCCGGCTCCTGGTCAGGCGGCCATCGCCATCGAAGCGCGCTCGGACCAGCCCGACGTACTCGCGTTGCTGCGTGCTCTCGACGATGCGCAGACGCGGTTGGCGGTTACCGCCGAGCGCGTCATGAACCAAGCACTGGGTGGTAGCTGCACCGTACCGGTGGGTGCGTGGTGCATTGTCACCGAGCACGGCCTGCACCTGCGGGGCATGGTGGGCGACGTCAGCAGCGGGCGCCTGCTGCAGGCCCAGGCCGACGCGGAAGGTGATCAGGCGGAAGCCTTGGGCAAGCGCGTGGCGCAGGCGTTGTTCGACCTAGGCGCCGGCCCGATGCTAGGTCACTGA
- a CDS encoding tetratricopeptide repeat protein — MKMRRMVCTIVFAMSGFAALAAHAGMTSTTLPVLMPDGRPYTDPDVTARGLPEASAFNQSSYPGAFPQISPVRKLTDEGWLAASTHRADAAQLNFHRALRIKPNDRRLLWAYGWSMINLGDPACAMEAFQRNLSLRPEQRPQWVPMAMALTYMASGQHDVALAWYRAAAVSDPVRFGTDNATLRTTLHWTSSERVLVKQLIGYAAQGDGAAMSELAAR; from the coding sequence ATGAAGATGCGCAGGATGGTTTGCACGATCGTTTTTGCCATGTCGGGCTTCGCCGCGCTCGCGGCCCATGCAGGTATGACCAGCACAACGTTGCCCGTGCTCATGCCGGACGGACGTCCTTATACGGACCCGGATGTGACAGCGCGCGGGCTACCGGAAGCCTCGGCGTTCAATCAATCGAGTTATCCCGGCGCGTTTCCGCAGATCTCACCGGTGCGCAAGCTGACCGACGAAGGTTGGCTGGCAGCGAGCACGCATCGCGCGGATGCGGCACAACTCAATTTTCATCGCGCCTTGCGCATCAAGCCGAATGATCGTCGACTGCTCTGGGCCTATGGCTGGAGCATGATCAACCTGGGCGATCCGGCCTGTGCCATGGAAGCGTTCCAGCGCAATCTCTCGCTGCGTCCGGAACAGCGCCCGCAATGGGTGCCGATGGCCATGGCGTTGACGTATATGGCCTCAGGCCAGCACGACGTCGCGCTGGCCTGGTACCGCGCCGCTGCCGTGAGCGATCCGGTGCGCTTCGGCACCGACAACGCCACGTTGCGTACCACGTTGCACTGGACTTCGAGCGAGCGGGTATTGGTCAAGCAGTTGATTGGCTACGCTGCGCAGGGCGATGGTGCTGCCATGAGCGAACTGGCGGCGCGTTGA
- a CDS encoding LytR/AlgR family response regulator transcription factor, which translates to MRVLIVDDEPLARARLAALLGDCNDVEVVGSVADGEAALEAMGSLQPDVLLLDINMPGMSGTALAQRLAGSKRPLVVFCTAYEGHALQAFELGAVDYLLKPVRLERLNEALQRARQRLQHAPRDSGSYLHGRLRGEQVRVALDDVISLLAEEKYVVVQHRGGQLLLEDSLRQLEEAYPETLIRLHRNCLVPAQRLIGLKTLTDGRVLARLGGTELMPEVSRRNLPALRKLLRVG; encoded by the coding sequence ATGCGCGTACTCATCGTGGACGACGAACCTCTTGCGCGGGCGCGCCTCGCGGCGCTGCTGGGTGATTGCAACGACGTCGAGGTCGTGGGCAGCGTGGCCGATGGCGAAGCCGCGCTCGAGGCGATGGGCAGTTTGCAGCCGGACGTTTTGCTGCTGGACATCAACATGCCTGGGATGAGCGGCACCGCGCTCGCTCAGCGCCTAGCCGGCAGCAAACGCCCGCTGGTGGTGTTCTGCACGGCCTATGAGGGGCATGCGCTGCAAGCCTTCGAGCTAGGCGCCGTGGACTATCTGCTGAAGCCCGTTCGATTGGAACGACTCAACGAAGCGCTGCAGCGTGCCCGCCAGCGCCTGCAGCACGCGCCGCGCGATAGCGGCAGCTACCTGCACGGCCGCTTGCGCGGCGAACAGGTGCGCGTGGCGCTGGATGACGTGATCAGCCTGCTGGCGGAAGAAAAGTACGTGGTGGTGCAGCATCGCGGCGGTCAGCTACTGCTCGAAGATTCGCTGCGCCAGCTCGAAGAGGCCTATCCCGAAACCCTGATCCGCCTGCACCGCAACTGCCTGGTACCCGCTCAACGCCTGATCGGCCTGAAGACGCTTACCGACGGTCGCGTGCTTGCGCGACTCGGCGGCACGGAATTGATGCCGGAAGTAAGCCGGCGCAACCTGCCGGCGCTACGCAAGCTACTGCGCGTGGGGTGA
- a CDS encoding sensor histidine kinase has product MRESTTDIPAPARRERHPLPDFCSGPVIFALLITASLTVTLMWLAPNNAHGWRAYSVGMLFADWLAVVIGVALCKLRPLFERLPGHGSYAGVWLAMVLIVAGGSALVYWMDGVMQMQLLRDSAGDFVRNNTLIAALLGAAMLRYFYLLAQWQTRLEAVSQAQVAALQARIRPHFLFNSMNTVAALVRVDPTAAERCVEDLSELFRAALGEHSTRDGTLGEELVLVDRYLDIEQLRLGERLHVRRELDDLPGDFPLPRLLLQPLVENAVRHGIQPLREGGEVVLRGRREADGIVIEIDNPLVSTPAPGGHGHGLDSVRRRVAYRFGPRAGVISGPRGDRFVVRLELPAR; this is encoded by the coding sequence ATGAGGGAGTCCACCACCGATATACCGGCGCCTGCGCGCAGAGAACGTCACCCGCTGCCTGATTTCTGCAGCGGGCCGGTGATCTTTGCGCTGCTGATCACGGCGTCGTTGACGGTGACCCTGATGTGGCTGGCGCCCAACAATGCTCATGGGTGGCGTGCCTATTCCGTCGGCATGCTGTTTGCCGACTGGCTGGCAGTGGTGATCGGCGTGGCCCTCTGCAAGCTGCGTCCATTGTTCGAGCGCCTGCCCGGCCATGGGTCGTATGCGGGCGTATGGCTGGCGATGGTGCTGATCGTGGCCGGGGGCAGTGCTTTGGTGTACTGGATGGACGGCGTCATGCAGATGCAACTGCTGCGCGACAGCGCTGGCGATTTCGTTCGCAACAACACACTTATCGCTGCACTGCTCGGTGCGGCCATGCTGCGCTACTTCTATCTGCTGGCCCAATGGCAGACCCGGCTGGAGGCCGTGTCGCAGGCGCAGGTGGCTGCCTTGCAGGCGCGCATCCGGCCGCACTTCCTGTTCAACAGCATGAACACGGTGGCTGCGCTGGTGCGGGTCGATCCGACGGCAGCCGAGCGCTGCGTGGAAGATCTCTCGGAACTGTTCCGCGCCGCACTGGGCGAGCACAGCACGCGCGACGGTACGCTGGGCGAGGAACTGGTCCTGGTCGACCGTTATCTGGATATCGAACAGCTACGACTGGGAGAACGCCTGCACGTGCGACGCGAACTGGACGACCTGCCCGGCGACTTCCCGCTTCCGCGCCTGCTGCTGCAGCCGTTGGTGGAGAATGCCGTGCGCCATGGCATCCAGCCGTTGCGCGAAGGTGGCGAGGTCGTCCTGCGTGGCCGGCGTGAGGCCGACGGCATCGTGATCGAGATCGACAATCCACTGGTGAGCACACCGGCACCCGGCGGGCATGGCCACGGCCTGGATAGCGTACGCCGGCGGGTGGCTTATCGTTTCGGGCCACGCGCAGGCGTGATCTCCGGCCCGCGGGGCGACCGCTTCGTCGTACGCCTTGAACTGCCTGCACGGTGA
- a CDS encoding alpha/beta hydrolase codes for MIWLHGLGADGNDFAPIVPELVPPTWPALRFVFPHAPVRPVTVNGGMPMRAWYDIVGVDLISRQDETGMRASIANVDALIARENERGVPSERILLAGFSQGGAIALSAGLRHAEKLAGVIALSTYLPLQDAFAAERSAANAQTPVFWGHGTADPIVPLTRGVSSRDMLQSLGYSVSWHTYPMPHSVCAEEVADLRQWMTARLEA; via the coding sequence GTGATCTGGCTGCACGGCCTGGGCGCCGATGGCAACGACTTCGCTCCTATCGTGCCGGAGCTGGTGCCTCCCACCTGGCCCGCGTTGCGCTTTGTGTTTCCCCATGCGCCGGTGCGACCGGTGACGGTGAACGGCGGCATGCCGATGCGCGCCTGGTACGACATCGTCGGCGTCGACCTGATTTCCCGGCAGGACGAAACGGGCATGCGCGCCTCCATCGCCAACGTGGACGCGCTGATTGCCCGCGAGAACGAGCGCGGCGTGCCTTCCGAGCGCATCCTGCTGGCCGGCTTCTCGCAGGGCGGCGCCATCGCGTTGTCGGCAGGGCTGCGCCATGCGGAGAAACTGGCGGGCGTGATCGCCCTGTCCACCTACCTGCCGCTGCAGGATGCCTTCGCCGCCGAGCGCAGCGCAGCCAATGCACAGACGCCGGTGTTCTGGGGGCATGGCACGGCCGATCCGATCGTTCCGCTCACACGCGGCGTGAGCTCGCGCGACATGTTGCAGTCGCTGGGCTATTCGGTGAGTTGGCACACCTATCCCATGCCGCACTCGGTGTGCGCCGAAGAAGTGGCCGACCTGCGTCAGTGGATGACCGCGCGCCTGGAGGCCTGA